Below is a window of Myroides profundi DNA.
AGAGTGCTCACCCAAGACGAAATGAACACTGAAGTATATACTGCTTCGTCTAAAATAAGAACAAGTGCTTCGTTTGGAGAAATTATTATCCTAATCGTGTACTTGCCTATTCTAGCTTTAACAGGCATCGAAGGAAAAATGTTTGGCCCTATGGCGATGACGGTGTCATTTGCTATTCTAGGAGCTTTCATTCTTTCGCTTACTTATGTACCTATGGCCTCTTCGTTATTCTTATCGAAGAAAGCAGGAAAAGAAAAACCAAACTTTAGTGATAAGATTATTGACAAACTATATAGTTGGTATAAACCTCTATTAGAAGGTGCTTTTAAAATAAAAAGAATCGTTCTAGCTATTGCTTTTGGATTATTTGCCATTGCTTTATTTGTCTTTGGTCGTATGGGAGGTGAGTTTATTCCTACTCTAGACGAAGGGGATTTAGCTACACATATTATTATCTCTTCTGGTAGTTCGCTATCCCAAGAAATAGAGACTACGACTAAAGCAGAACAGATTCTAATGGAGCGCTTCCCTGAGGTGAAAATGGTCATCTCAAAAATAGGTAGTGCGGAGATTCCAACGGATCCTATGCCTATGGAAGCTGCCGATATGATTATTATTTTAAAAGAGAAAAAAGAATGGACATCAGCTAAAACCAAAGAGGAACTTATCTCACTAATGGAAGAAGCCTTAGAAGAAATACCGGGAGTAACGACAGAGTTCTCTCAACCTATCCAAATGCGTTTTAATGAACTAATGACTGGAGTAAGAAGTGATGTAGCGATTAAAGTGTTTGGAGATGATCTAGATCGCCTAGCGAGTATAGGAGATGAAATAAGTGGTCTAATCTCAGGTGTACCTGGCGTAGCTAGTACTAAACTAGAAAGAGTAAGCGGATTACCACAGATATCGATTAAGTATAATCAAGATAAACTTGCGCTATATGGGCTTACGATATCTGAAATCAGTCAAGTCGTAAGAGCTGGTTTTGCAGGAGAAACTGCAGGAGTAGTTTATGAAGGAGAAAAAAGATTTGACCTAGTCGTACGCTTAGAGAGCAATTCTAGACAAGATATTGAAAACCTAAGAAATATGTTTATCCCATTAGCGAATGGGCAACAGATTCCATTAGGACAAATCGCTAATATCGACTTTGAAGACGGTCCTCAGCAGATCAGTAGAGAAGATGGTAAAAGACGTATTGTATTAGGATTTAATGTTCGTGAACGAGATGTAAAAAGTGTGGTAAATGACATTCAAGCCATCTTAGATAAAAAACTAGATATGCCTGATGGATACTTTATCACTTATGGAGGACAATTTGAAAACTTAGTGGAAGCAACAAACCGATTAATGGTAGCTGTACCTGTAGCTTTAGCATTAATATTTGTGTTGCTATACTTTACTTTTAAATCAGTAAAACAGTCCTTGATGATCTTTACTGCTATTCCTCTTTCTGCTATCGGTGGAGTAGCTGCATTATGGCTTAGAGATATGCCTTTTAGTATCTCAGCAGGAGTTGGGTTTATCGCACTTTTCGGAGTCGCTGTATTAAATGGTATCGTACTAATCGGTCAGTTTAACTCACTTAAAAAAGAAGGTATGGATTTATATGAAAGAATTATAGAAGGAACTAAAATACGTCTACGCCCTGTATTACTTACAGCAGCTGTAGCTTCTCTAGGTTTCTTACCAATGGCACTAAGTACTAGTGCTGGAGCAGAAGTACAAAAACCCCTAGCTACAGTAGTTATCGGAGGGTTAATCTCTGCAACTATCTTAACGTTAATCGTCTTGCCTATTATCTATTACTATGAAGAAAAAGGATTGGGAATAGGCAAAAAAAATAAAGCTATAGTGGTCTCTACTCTATTATTACTGATGGGAATAGGTACACAAGCACAAGAAGCCAAAAAGCTTACATTACAAGAGGCTTTAGAACTAAGCGTAGCAAATAATAAAGGAATAAAAGCGGCAGAGTATAATACAATTGCTCAAAAGCAAATGATAGGAACATACTTTGATCTAGCTAAAACAGATATATCAACAGGTTTTGGGTATTTAGATACTAAAGAGAAAAAGGACATTACCTTGTCTATTTCTCAATCTTTCTCGCCATTTACCTATGGAAAGAAAAAGTCTGTTCTAAATAAGGCTTACGAGACCGCTGTTATCCAACAACAAGGAGCTGTTAATGTTACGGAGTATGCTGTAAGACAAGCTTGGGAAAACTTATTATATGCACTTTCAAAAGAAGTACTACTCAAAGAACAAGCAGACTTATTAAAGGATTTTTCTAAATCAGCTAAGCTTCGCTATGAAACAGGTGAAACAACACTCATGGAAAGTAATGTAGCTTCTGCTAAAGAACAAGAGTTAAGAGTACTTATCACACAAAATAAAACAGGGATAGACAACGAAACTTCTAAACTTAAAGCTCTTTTAAACTTAGAGGAAGATTTTATCCCTATGAACACGGATATTGTGTATGACAAACATGAGGCAGACGCTGACTTTGATTTGAGTTTAAACAATACTATTCAACTAGCAGAAAAAGAGATAGAAACAATAGAAGCAAATAGAAAACTAGAGAAGGCAAACTTCTTACCTGATTTCTCATTAGGTTATAATATAAAATCTGATTCAGGAACTGTAACAGGGAGTAATGGACTACCTATCACTTATGGGAAAGAATTGCGTGTACCGAGTTATACAGTTGGAATTTCTATACCTATCTTCTTTAGCAGTCAAAATGCTAAGGTAAAAGCGATGAAGTATGAAATACAACAAGCTACATTGCAAAAAGAATACCTGCACAAACAGTTAGAAGAAAATGTCCAACAACAATTTGACATTATCAAAGCACAAGAGAAAGTAATCGATTACTATCAAGAAAATGCTTTAAAGAATGCTGCTCTTATCAAAGACCACGCTAAGAAATCTTATAATAATGGGGATATCTCTTATGTAGAATACATTCAATCCGTAGAAACAGCACTAGCAATTCAGATGAATTACTTAGATGCGATTCTACAGTATAACCTAAGTCACAATACCCTACATTATTTAGTAAACCAATAATATCAGAGAAATGAAAAAGTCGATTATATTTTTATCAATAGCTACAAGTATTCTATTCTTTAGTTGTAAGAATGCTGAAGAAGACCATTCTGGCCATGATCACGAAAACGAAAAAACGGAGAGTACTACAAAAACAGAAGCGAAAGAAGAATCTGCTAATAAAGAGGTAGAGCTTAACCAAGCTCAATACACTGCTTCTAACATTCAGCTTGGACAAATACAACAAAAAAACTTAAGTGATGTCATTCGAGTTAATGGTAATACTGAGCTTCCTGCGCAAAGTCAGGCTGATGTATCTTCTTTTTTAAGTGGTACAATCACAAATATCAATGTGAATTTAGGAGACTATGTAAAAAAAGGGCAAACAATAGCAACTATAGATAGTCCTGAGTATATTCAGCTGCAAGAGGAATACCTCGTTTCTAAAAACACATTAGAATATTTAGAGCTAGAGTATAAACGTCAGCAAACTCTAAGAGCAGAAAATGTCAACTCTGAAAAGACCTTTCAGAAGACTAAATCAGACTTAAATATTGAACGCGCAAGATATCAATCTTTAAGCAATAGACTAAGTTTAGTTAATACAGCTCCTGGATCTATTTCTAAATCGCTGAGAATAGTATCTCCTATCTCTGGTAATATAGCTACTATACCAGTCAAAATAGGTACTAATGTTATGGCAGGACAATCTCTTTTTACTATTGTAGATAACTCTAGAATTCACCTAGATTTATTAGTGTATGAAAAAGATATGCCTTTTATCAAAATAGGACAAAAGGTTTCTTTTAACTTTACTAATATCAATAATTCAGAGGTAACTGCTACTATCTTTAGTATCAATAAATCTTTTGAACCTGGCACTAAAACCGTAATTGTACATGCTAATATTGACAATGTGCCTGAGACTCTGATACCTGGACTTTATGTAAATGCATTAGTACATATCGGAGAGAAAACAGTTGACGCTCTACCTAATGACGCGATTGTCAAAGCAGATGGACGTGAGTTTATTTTCATTCTTGAAGAAGCTCATAAAGAAGAGAGTGGTATGTCATATCACTTCCAAAGAATCGAAGTCAAAACGGGAGTATCAGAATTAGGGTACTCACAGGTAACAGTCTTACAAGATATTCCTAAAGACAGTCAGATAGTGCTATCTGGTGCTTATTATATCCAAAGCCACTTGATCAAAAACGAAGGAGGCGGAGGGCACTCTCATTAAGCTAATTATAACAAATAAAGGCTATCCTAGTGATAGCCTTTATTCATTTATATATCGTTATTAAATTGATTCTATGCTATAAAATCATCAGAATTGCGTGCAATACCCGTGATGTATTGTTGCTAGAAATAGAATATTCTATAAATTCAGCTACTACTGCAGGAAAAAACATTTATCTCTATGACGAATTACTCTACTCACTTATCGCTTAATAGCTTTAATCATTCTATCATTTCCTACCATATCTTTTCTTAACTCTACAGCTGTGAAATCAAGGGATTCAAACAATGTTTTAGTCTCCTCTCCTAGATATTGATTAATTTCATAGAATAACATACCTCCTGTTTGTAAGTTGTTATTAGCTAGATGAGCTATTTTTCTATAGAATATCAGTGGATCATTATCTTCTACGAATAGAGCTAAATGAGGTTCATAATCTAATACATTCTTTTTTATTTCTACTTTTTCTAAGTTGCGTACATAAGGAGGATTAGATACGATAATATCGTACTGACTCTTCAAATTTTCTAGTTGTAATACATCTTGTAATACCGTTTCTACAGCCACTCCATTACTTACTGCATTCTGTTTCGCTACTTCTAAAGCCTTGTCAGAAACATCCATTAAAGTAACTCTAGCTAGAGGTAATTCATTTGCTAATGTTATCCCTATACAGCCACTTCCTGTTCCGATGTCTAATATCCTAACAGGTTTAGATGGATTGACACTATTTATTATCCATTC
It encodes the following:
- a CDS encoding CusA/CzcA family heavy metal efflux RND transporter; its protein translation is MLDKIIHFSIRNKFIIGLFVLGLITLGTYSLLNLPMDTQPDITNNQVQIITSSPTLATQEVEQFITYPIEQAVKPIPNIKELRSISRFGLSVITVVFTEDTDIYWARNQISEKLKTAEEVIPKGVGTPELAPVSTGLGEIYQYVVYPKDGYEERYNSMDLRTIQDWIIKPQLVGVKGVAEVNTLGGQLKQYEIAVKPDLLNSMNTSILEIFNALEANNENTGGAYIDKKPYAYFIRSVGMVKSIEDIERIVVKSNNGTPVLVRDVAEVRIGSSIRYGAVTKDGKGEDVSGMVMMLKDANTQEVVKAVKERITQIEKTLPEGVAIEPFIDRTKLIDKTVSTIQTNLIEGALIVVFVLVLLLGNWRAGLIVASVIPLALLFAISMMKLFGVSGNLMSLGAIDFGLIVDGAVIIVEAIVHRLHAGKNRVLTQDEMNTEVYTASSKIRTSASFGEIIILIVYLPILALTGIEGKMFGPMAMTVSFAILGAFILSLTYVPMASSLFLSKKAGKEKPNFSDKIIDKLYSWYKPLLEGAFKIKRIVLAIAFGLFAIALFVFGRMGGEFIPTLDEGDLATHIIISSGSSLSQEIETTTKAEQILMERFPEVKMVISKIGSAEIPTDPMPMEAADMIIILKEKKEWTSAKTKEELISLMEEALEEIPGVTTEFSQPIQMRFNELMTGVRSDVAIKVFGDDLDRLASIGDEISGLISGVPGVASTKLERVSGLPQISIKYNQDKLALYGLTISEISQVVRAGFAGETAGVVYEGEKRFDLVVRLESNSRQDIENLRNMFIPLANGQQIPLGQIANIDFEDGPQQISREDGKRRIVLGFNVRERDVKSVVNDIQAILDKKLDMPDGYFITYGGQFENLVEATNRLMVAVPVALALIFVLLYFTFKSVKQSLMIFTAIPLSAIGGVAALWLRDMPFSISAGVGFIALFGVAVLNGIVLIGQFNSLKKEGMDLYERIIEGTKIRLRPVLLTAAVASLGFLPMALSTSAGAEVQKPLATVVIGGLISATILTLIVLPIIYYYEEKGLGIGKKNKAIVVSTLLLLMGIGTQAQEAKKLTLQEALELSVANNKGIKAAEYNTIAQKQMIGTYFDLAKTDISTGFGYLDTKEKKDITLSISQSFSPFTYGKKKSVLNKAYETAVIQQQGAVNVTEYAVRQAWENLLYALSKEVLLKEQADLLKDFSKSAKLRYETGETTLMESNVASAKEQELRVLITQNKTGIDNETSKLKALLNLEEDFIPMNTDIVYDKHEADADFDLSLNNTIQLAEKEIETIEANRKLEKANFLPDFSLGYNIKSDSGTVTGSNGLPITYGKELRVPSYTVGISIPIFFSSQNAKVKAMKYEIQQATLQKEYLHKQLEENVQQQFDIIKAQEKVIDYYQENALKNAALIKDHAKKSYNNGDISYVEYIQSVETALAIQMNYLDAILQYNLSHNTLHYLVNQ
- a CDS encoding efflux RND transporter periplasmic adaptor subunit; protein product: MKKSIIFLSIATSILFFSCKNAEEDHSGHDHENEKTESTTKTEAKEESANKEVELNQAQYTASNIQLGQIQQKNLSDVIRVNGNTELPAQSQADVSSFLSGTITNINVNLGDYVKKGQTIATIDSPEYIQLQEEYLVSKNTLEYLELEYKRQQTLRAENVNSEKTFQKTKSDLNIERARYQSLSNRLSLVNTAPGSISKSLRIVSPISGNIATIPVKIGTNVMAGQSLFTIVDNSRIHLDLLVYEKDMPFIKIGQKVSFNFTNINNSEVTATIFSINKSFEPGTKTVIVHANIDNVPETLIPGLYVNALVHIGEKTVDALPNDAIVKADGREFIFILEEAHKEESGMSYHFQRIEVKTGVSELGYSQVTVLQDIPKDSQIVLSGAYYIQSHLIKNEGGGGHSH
- the prmC gene encoding peptide chain release factor N(5)-glutamine methyltransferase; protein product: MQIKYYQSCFKESLTPVYDAVEAEQLFLIALEEIEGKTRIDLVMNPTMQTDKVAVWESVLEELKQEKPIQYIFGQAYFYGLIFKVNEFTLIPRAETEELVEWIINSVNPSKPVRILDIGTGSGCIGITLANELPLARVTLMDVSDKALEVAKQNAVSNGVAVETVLQDVLQLENLKSQYDIIVSNPPYVRNLEKVEIKKNVLDYEPHLALFVEDNDPLIFYRKIAHLANNNLQTGGMLFYEINQYLGEETKTLFESLDFTAVELRKDMVGNDRMIKAIKR